A genomic window from Microvirga sp. TS319 includes:
- a CDS encoding ABC transporter permease, giving the protein MRHFLSTYGTALAGVAIVAFFAVVSPAFPTAGNLSIILKETSFLAILALGFALALMTAELDLSIAEVASLCAVITGSLVHAGQPVWMAIVAGLGAGLLCGVANGLAVTALRVPSLIATLGTAAVAKGLAFMITQGVAFVGRWPTSFTGLARGSLLGIPNLVWWLVSIAATAFVFVNWTRTGSHLVATGEAEEAARLAGIRTARMKRLGLGLSGLLAGGTAVLLAASVSSAAPNMAGDHFLYAIAAVLLGMTMFTPGKPNVIGTLVAAFTLKALGNGLILIGAAYYVQDIALGLIIVASVALSAAAVKRAAFVKKLNFRT; this is encoded by the coding sequence ATGCGGCATTTTCTCTCGACCTATGGCACCGCCCTCGCAGGAGTCGCGATCGTGGCTTTCTTCGCGGTTGTCTCTCCGGCCTTCCCGACGGCGGGAAATTTGTCGATCATTCTGAAGGAAACGAGCTTCCTGGCCATCCTGGCGCTTGGTTTCGCGCTTGCTCTCATGACGGCTGAACTGGATCTCTCGATTGCGGAAGTTGCGAGCCTTTGCGCCGTGATCACTGGTTCCCTCGTCCACGCCGGCCAGCCTGTCTGGATGGCGATTGTCGCCGGTCTGGGGGCCGGGCTCCTTTGCGGTGTCGCCAATGGCTTGGCCGTCACGGCCCTCAGGGTTCCTTCGCTTATCGCAACGCTCGGGACCGCCGCCGTCGCCAAGGGCCTCGCCTTCATGATCACGCAGGGTGTCGCCTTCGTCGGGCGTTGGCCGACGAGCTTCACAGGGCTTGCGCGCGGCTCTCTCCTGGGGATTCCCAATCTTGTCTGGTGGCTCGTTTCCATCGCCGCGACCGCCTTCGTCTTCGTGAACTGGACCAGGACAGGCTCTCATCTTGTCGCTACCGGCGAGGCTGAGGAGGCGGCACGCCTTGCGGGGATTCGAACAGCAAGAATGAAGCGCCTTGGCCTCGGTCTCTCGGGCCTGCTCGCCGGAGGCACAGCCGTCCTCCTTGCCGCAAGCGTGTCCTCGGCAGCGCCGAACATGGCGGGCGACCATTTTCTCTATGCCATTGCAGCAGTGTTGCTCGGCATGACTATGTTCACGCCCGGCAAGCCGAACGTGATCGGAACATTGGTCGCTGCCTTCACGCTGAAGGCTCTGGGCAATGGCCTCATCCTAATCGGCGCGGCCTATTACGTGCAGGATATTGCGCTCGGGCTCATCATCGTCGCCTCAGTCGCCTTGTCCGCAGCTGCTGTGAAACGCGCGGCATTCGTCAAGAAGTTGAATTTCAGGACGTGA
- a CDS encoding FGGY-family carbohydrate kinase: protein MGQPADDVSATILCCDLGGSSLRVGLINEQGRIVAQATQTLAVPVSPDGRSEVDPQVWWHTFQKLVASLASAGPSLLHKVVGVSICGMTRTQVLVDDDGHAVRPAITWRDSRAGSEVLDLAAACDGESIDVFHPVARLAWVQRHEPEAFAAARVVIEPKDYLALRLTRRPASDRISLARLLAVIRSEGPLARFSSLLPDLVQPSSMIDRVRSGLPSPLDALAGCPVFMASNDTWTAVLGLGALRSGLAYNIVGTSEVLGLIASQPATAPGLMSVDWGDGLHQIGGPSQNGGDVIPWLVHACGGQDHNLAESLSFLLAGPRHPQPVLFLPFLQGERVPYWDPDLRGAFLGLAKGHGSTDLAWAVLEGAAFAARLVLERAEAATGEAVREIRFGGGGARSEAWCQVRADAMRRPVAVGAYDEPGLLGCAAVAWTGLGRFASLTEAQQMIAPPVRQFEPQIDRAEHYDALYAVYTDAVSATAPIAHRLAAMRIADGLATVAAPQDER, encoded by the coding sequence ATGGGGCAGCCGGCGGATGATGTAAGCGCGACAATTCTGTGCTGCGACCTTGGCGGCTCCAGCCTCCGCGTTGGGTTGATCAACGAGCAAGGTCGCATCGTGGCTCAAGCAACTCAGACCCTTGCCGTTCCAGTGAGTCCTGACGGAAGGTCCGAGGTCGATCCACAGGTGTGGTGGCATACCTTTCAGAAACTCGTCGCTTCTCTCGCCTCTGCAGGACCTTCCTTGTTGCACAAGGTGGTCGGCGTCTCAATTTGCGGAATGACCCGAACCCAGGTTCTGGTTGATGATGACGGGCACGCCGTGCGGCCCGCGATCACATGGCGCGACAGCCGGGCTGGTTCTGAAGTACTGGACCTTGCCGCAGCCTGCGACGGCGAGAGCATCGACGTCTTTCACCCGGTGGCGCGGCTGGCCTGGGTTCAGCGCCACGAGCCTGAGGCCTTCGCAGCCGCACGGGTCGTCATTGAGCCGAAGGATTATCTTGCACTCAGGCTGACCCGTCGGCCCGCGAGTGATCGCATCTCGCTGGCCCGCCTCCTGGCTGTGATCCGCAGCGAGGGGCCGCTGGCGCGGTTCAGCTCCCTCCTGCCTGACCTTGTTCAGCCGTCCTCCATGATCGATCGGGTTCGCAGCGGGCTTCCGTCTCCGCTCGATGCCCTCGCGGGATGCCCTGTCTTCATGGCGTCCAACGACACCTGGACGGCTGTTCTCGGGCTTGGGGCACTTCGCTCGGGCCTGGCGTACAATATCGTGGGTACCAGCGAGGTGTTGGGGCTGATCGCAAGCCAGCCCGCGACAGCGCCCGGGCTCATGAGTGTCGATTGGGGGGACGGCCTGCATCAGATCGGAGGGCCGAGCCAGAACGGGGGTGACGTCATACCCTGGCTGGTCCACGCCTGTGGCGGTCAGGACCATAACCTTGCCGAAAGCCTGTCCTTCTTGCTTGCCGGGCCGCGCCATCCGCAGCCTGTCCTGTTCCTTCCCTTCCTGCAGGGGGAGCGCGTGCCGTACTGGGATCCCGACCTGCGCGGCGCTTTCCTGGGCCTCGCCAAGGGCCATGGATCAACCGACCTTGCATGGGCAGTGCTGGAGGGTGCGGCCTTCGCTGCACGATTGGTGCTTGAGCGCGCGGAGGCGGCCACGGGCGAGGCCGTCAGGGAGATCAGGTTCGGGGGAGGAGGCGCGCGGAGCGAAGCCTGGTGCCAGGTGCGGGCAGATGCGATGCGCCGTCCCGTGGCCGTCGGAGCCTACGACGAGCCAGGTCTCCTCGGTTGTGCGGCCGTCGCTTGGACCGGGCTCGGCCGCTTCGCCTCACTCACCGAAGCTCAGCAAATGATTGCACCGCCTGTCAGGCAGTTCGAGCCCCAGATCGATCGGGCCGAACACTATGATGCGCTCTACGCGGTCTACACGGATGCTGTCTCGGCCACTGCGCCGATTGCGCACCGGCTTGCCGCCATGCGCATTGCGGACGGCTTGGCGACGGTCGCCGCCCCTCAAGATGAACGTTGA
- the yacG gene encoding DNA gyrase inhibitor YacG, giving the protein MDPANENKPLTPTGKCPICGKQATPEFKPFCSKRCADVDLNRWLSGGYAIPAVDDPEDRGEDDREDGE; this is encoded by the coding sequence ATGGACCCTGCCAACGAGAACAAGCCCCTGACGCCGACCGGCAAATGCCCGATCTGCGGCAAGCAGGCGACCCCTGAATTCAAGCCTTTCTGCTCCAAGCGCTGCGCGGATGTCGACCTGAACCGGTGGCTCTCCGGCGGCTATGCGATTCCGGCCGTCGACGACCCGGAGGACCGGGGCGAGGACGACCGGGAAGACGGCGAATAA
- a CDS encoding Maf-like protein — MASSSEVSNSGLRPKLVLASASPRRLALLQQAGIEPDALLPADVDETPLKNEGPKDLAKRLARSKAEVARKTARNREDLKDAYILSADTVVVAGGRILPKAEVVDEAAGCLRILSGRAHRVYTSICLISPKDSFRERLVETRVRFKRLSREEFERYLASGEWRGKAGGYAIQGLAGTFVVKLVGSYTNVVGLPLYEAVALLDGEGFPVRGTWLDAA; from the coding sequence GTGGCGTCTTCTTCCGAGGTGTCGAATTCCGGCTTGCGTCCGAAGCTCGTTCTGGCGTCCGCCTCGCCGCGCAGGCTCGCCCTTCTGCAGCAGGCCGGCATCGAGCCCGATGCCCTTCTGCCCGCGGACGTGGACGAGACGCCTCTGAAGAACGAGGGCCCCAAGGACCTGGCCAAGCGCCTCGCCCGCTCCAAGGCGGAGGTCGCCCGCAAGACGGCGCGTAACCGCGAGGACCTGAAGGACGCCTATATTCTTTCCGCCGATACGGTGGTGGTCGCGGGCGGGCGCATCCTGCCCAAGGCCGAGGTGGTGGACGAGGCGGCGGGGTGCCTGCGCATCCTGTCGGGGCGGGCGCACCGGGTCTATACCTCGATCTGCCTCATCTCGCCGAAGGATTCGTTCCGCGAGCGGCTCGTGGAAACCCGGGTGCGCTTCAAGCGTCTCTCACGGGAGGAGTTCGAGCGCTATCTCGCGTCGGGCGAATGGCGCGGCAAGGCGGGCGGCTATGCGATCCAGGGATTGGCGGGAACCTTCGTGGTGAAGCTCGTCGGCTCCTACACCAACGTGGTGGGGCTGCCCCTCTACGAGGCCGTGGCGCTGCTCGACGGCGAAGGGTTCCCCGTGCGCGGAACCTGGCTCGACGCCGCCTGA
- the pssA gene encoding CDP-diacylglycerol--serine O-phosphatidyltransferase, with protein sequence MSDLFPPFAPDPNEPRKRLFKPVPFRVIVPNIITLIALCLGLTAIRLAFEGRYEPAVVAIVVAALLDGVDGRVARLLKGTSRFGAELDSLADFVNFGVTPALILYSFLLHELKAIGWIAVLVFAIAMVLRLARFNVMLDDPHRPEWKKNFFTGMPAPAGALTSMLPLYLSFLGFPVGPAVAPIALIYLLGLAFLMVSTIPVYSGKTIGVKVPREWVLPIFVLSVAVFGLLVNFPWEMLTGITVLFLGSIPFSVMRYRQLARAEAAKGLSNPPPGAPDSEPPSAA encoded by the coding sequence ATGAGTGATCTTTTTCCTCCCTTCGCCCCGGATCCGAACGAGCCGCGCAAGCGGCTGTTCAAGCCCGTGCCGTTTCGCGTCATCGTTCCCAACATCATCACGCTGATCGCCCTGTGCCTGGGCCTTACGGCAATCAGACTGGCCTTCGAGGGGCGCTATGAGCCGGCTGTCGTCGCCATCGTCGTGGCCGCCCTGCTGGACGGGGTCGACGGCCGGGTGGCGCGCCTGCTGAAGGGGACGTCCCGCTTCGGGGCCGAGCTCGATTCCCTGGCCGATTTCGTCAATTTCGGCGTGACGCCGGCCCTCATCCTCTACAGCTTCCTGCTGCACGAACTCAAAGCGATCGGGTGGATCGCCGTCCTGGTCTTCGCCATCGCCATGGTCCTGCGGCTTGCCCGCTTCAACGTGATGCTCGACGATCCGCACCGGCCGGAATGGAAGAAAAACTTCTTCACCGGAATGCCCGCTCCCGCAGGCGCGCTGACCTCGATGCTGCCGCTTTATCTCTCGTTCCTGGGCTTTCCGGTGGGCCCCGCGGTCGCGCCCATCGCGCTCATCTACCTGCTGGGCCTGGCCTTTCTGATGGTCTCCACGATCCCGGTCTATTCGGGCAAGACCATCGGCGTGAAGGTGCCCCGGGAATGGGTGCTGCCGATCTTCGTGCTCTCGGTGGCCGTCTTCGGGCTTCTGGTCAATTTCCCTTGGGAAATGCTGACCGGGATCACCGTTCTCTTCCTCGGCTCGATCCCGTTCAGCGTGATGCGCTATCGCCAGCTCGCCCGCGCCGAGGCCGCCAAGGGCCTCTCGAACCCGCCCCCGGGGGCGCCGGACAGCGAGCCGCCTTCCGCCGCTTGA
- a CDS encoding phosphatidylserine decarboxylase — MTDILESMRRIFVPIHKEGYPFILIALFATIVLAWLWSPLGWIGAILTVWVCYFFRDPPRVTPLREGLVVSPADGRVNLITTAVPPAELSLPPEPMTRISVFMNVFDCHVNRSPVTGRIEQILYTPGLFLNAELDKASEDNERNALVIETAGTRIGVVQIAGLVARRIVSFVKVGDALSTGERFGLIRFGSRLDIYVPMSAQVLVGLGQTAVAGETVLADLTASEPARQYRNG, encoded by the coding sequence ATGACCGATATCCTCGAATCGATGCGCCGCATCTTCGTTCCGATCCACAAGGAAGGGTATCCCTTCATCTTGATCGCCCTGTTCGCGACCATCGTCCTGGCGTGGCTGTGGTCGCCGCTGGGCTGGATCGGCGCCATCCTGACGGTCTGGGTCTGCTACTTCTTCCGCGATCCGCCGCGTGTGACCCCGCTGCGCGAGGGCCTCGTCGTCTCTCCGGCGGACGGACGCGTGAACCTGATCACCACGGCGGTGCCCCCGGCGGAGCTGAGCCTGCCGCCCGAGCCGATGACCCGCATCTCGGTCTTCATGAACGTGTTCGACTGCCACGTGAACCGCTCGCCGGTGACGGGCCGCATCGAGCAGATCCTTTATACGCCCGGCCTGTTCCTCAATGCCGAGCTCGACAAGGCCAGCGAGGACAACGAGCGCAACGCCCTCGTCATCGAGACGGCCGGAACCCGGATCGGCGTCGTGCAGATCGCAGGCCTCGTGGCGCGCCGCATCGTTTCCTTCGTCAAGGTGGGCGATGCCTTGAGCACCGGCGAGCGTTTCGGCCTCATCCGGTTCGGTTCGCGGCTGGACATCTACGTGCCCATGAGCGCCCAGGTTCTCGTGGGCCTCGGCCAGACGGCGGTGGCCGGCGAGACCGTCCTGGCCGACCTGACCGCCAGCGAGCCCGCCCGCCAGTACCGCAACGGGTGA
- a CDS encoding ABC transporter ATP-binding protein/permease encodes MPPTTSVPPTSAAARNPNGLAATWTKLWPYLWPQGRPDLQRRVFLAFGLLLVAKGVTMVTPFAFKWATDALVAVTSSSAKPAEVAATAGSWLWKSPILLTLVYGVTRILMAVLTQVRDGLFAKVAMHAVRNLALQAFEHMHRLSLRFHLERKTGGLTRVLERGREGIEELSRLVVLTLIPTILEFVMVLGLLAWEFDWVYSFVVFVMVVIYLAYTYKATQWRISIRKQMNDSDTDANTKAVDSLLNYETVKYFGAERRETARYDRSMERYETASTQTYTSLAVLNAGQAVIFSIGMAVVMVLAARDIMAGRVSVGSFVLVNAMLVQLYIPLNFMGMLYREIKQALIDIDDMFRIIEQNPEIQDKPGAKPLEVGQAVLRFEDVHFSYNPERPILKGVTFEVPAGHTVAIVGPSGAGKSTISRLLFRFYEPTSGRILIDGQNIADVQQASLRKVIGMVPQDTVLFNDTIGYNIQYGRWDATPEEVREAARLAQIDRFIGYLPEGYDTPVGERGLKLSGGEKQRVAIARTILKAPPILVLDEATSALDTFTEKEIQDALDRVSRGRTTLVIAHRLSTVIGADEIIVLDHGRIVERGDHASLLDLGGVYASMWNRQRQADEARETLKRAEEEEQAGESVAG; translated from the coding sequence ATGCCTCCCACAACTTCCGTCCCCCCGACGAGCGCCGCCGCGCGCAACCCCAACGGCTTGGCTGCGACCTGGACGAAACTCTGGCCCTATCTCTGGCCGCAGGGGCGGCCAGACCTGCAGCGCCGCGTCTTCCTGGCCTTCGGTCTGCTGCTCGTGGCCAAGGGCGTCACCATGGTGACACCGTTCGCCTTCAAATGGGCGACGGATGCGCTCGTGGCCGTGACGAGCAGCAGCGCCAAGCCTGCCGAGGTCGCGGCGACCGCCGGCTCCTGGCTGTGGAAGTCGCCGATCCTGCTCACGCTCGTCTACGGCGTCACGCGCATTCTCATGGCGGTGCTCACGCAGGTGCGCGACGGCCTTTTCGCCAAGGTCGCGATGCATGCGGTGCGCAATCTCGCACTCCAGGCCTTCGAGCACATGCATCGCCTGTCCCTGCGCTTCCATCTCGAGCGCAAGACCGGCGGCCTCACCCGCGTGCTCGAGCGTGGCCGCGAGGGCATCGAGGAATTGTCGCGCCTCGTGGTTCTGACCCTTATCCCCACCATTCTCGAGTTCGTGATGGTGCTGGGCCTGCTCGCCTGGGAGTTCGACTGGGTCTATTCGTTCGTCGTCTTCGTGATGGTGGTGATCTATCTCGCCTATACCTACAAGGCGACCCAGTGGCGGATCTCGATCCGCAAGCAGATGAACGATTCCGACACGGACGCAAACACCAAGGCGGTCGATTCCCTGCTCAACTACGAAACGGTGAAGTATTTCGGCGCCGAACGGCGGGAGACCGCGCGCTACGACCGCTCCATGGAGCGCTACGAGACGGCCTCGACGCAGACCTATACGTCGCTCGCCGTGCTCAATGCCGGACAGGCCGTGATCTTCTCCATCGGCATGGCCGTCGTGATGGTTCTGGCGGCCCGGGACATCATGGCCGGCCGGGTGTCGGTGGGCAGCTTCGTGCTGGTCAACGCCATGCTGGTTCAGCTCTACATTCCGCTGAACTTCATGGGCATGCTCTACCGCGAGATCAAGCAGGCGCTCATCGACATCGACGACATGTTCCGGATCATCGAGCAGAATCCGGAGATCCAGGACAAGCCGGGCGCGAAGCCGCTCGAGGTCGGGCAGGCCGTCCTGCGCTTCGAGGACGTGCACTTCTCCTATAACCCGGAGCGCCCGATCCTGAAGGGCGTGACCTTCGAGGTTCCCGCGGGCCACACGGTCGCGATCGTGGGACCTTCCGGCGCAGGCAAATCCACCATCTCGCGCCTGCTGTTCCGCTTCTACGAGCCCACGAGCGGACGCATCCTCATCGACGGCCAGAACATCGCCGATGTGCAGCAGGCCTCATTGCGCAAGGTGATCGGCATGGTCCCGCAGGACACGGTGCTGTTCAACGACACCATCGGCTACAACATCCAGTACGGCCGCTGGGACGCGACCCCGGAAGAGGTGAGGGAGGCGGCGCGCCTCGCCCAGATCGACCGCTTCATCGGCTATCTGCCGGAGGGCTACGACACGCCGGTGGGCGAGCGCGGGCTGAAGCTCTCGGGCGGCGAGAAGCAGCGCGTGGCGATCGCCCGCACCATCCTGAAGGCTCCGCCGATCCTCGTCCTCGACGAGGCGACCTCGGCTCTCGACACCTTCACGGAAAAGGAGATCCAGGACGCCCTCGACCGGGTCAGCCGCGGCCGCACCACCCTGGTGATCGCCCATCGCCTGTCCACCGTGATCGGGGCCGACGAGATCATCGTTCTCGACCACGGGCGCATCGTGGAGCGGGGCGACCATGCGAGCCTTCTGGATCTCGGCGGGGTCTATGCCTCCATGTGGAACCGCCAGCGGCAGGCGGACGAAGCCCGCGAGACCCTGAAGCGTGCCGAGGAAGAGGAGCAGGCCGGCGAAAGCGTGGCAGGTTGA
- a CDS encoding LysM peptidoglycan-binding domain-containing protein gives MSQATEIKGTIAILGAAAAGVVAVLVGALYWAFPTASVTSGQADTPQATVQPHDAAPQKPAAVAVTSKTPEKADAKPAGQKPTEAPIVPSFDLVRVEPNGESVIAGRAAAGATIELLRGDQVHARAVADASGLFAIVPPALPPGSHQIVLQSIAPDGVRQRSVQSVTVVIDAAQKRPLVTLTTPDQPTVVLSNPEPPEPQIAQNTPKEPDPPAKVDGPAAPAPQSPQQANAASEPKAQPTPRPEIKIVSVETESGKLFVSGLSAPGATVRLYLNEALIAPGGAGGDGKVSFSIGSGVRPGDYRIRLDDVDPVSGQVKSRAEVGFNVPVQVASAVPGADVVAPPAPAPASQAETAGKPAEAQVAAAGTVVVPNINTAIVSRGDNLWRISQRIYGSGYRYTVIYGANQDQIRNPNLIYPGQVFVLPNKQEQGTN, from the coding sequence ATGTCGCAGGCGACAGAGATTAAAGGTACCATCGCAATTCTCGGTGCGGCAGCTGCCGGCGTCGTCGCGGTTCTTGTCGGCGCTCTTTATTGGGCCTTTCCGACCGCGTCCGTAACGTCCGGACAGGCCGATACTCCTCAGGCGACCGTGCAGCCGCATGACGCTGCGCCGCAGAAACCTGCTGCCGTGGCCGTGACATCGAAGACGCCGGAGAAGGCCGATGCCAAGCCAGCCGGCCAGAAGCCCACCGAGGCTCCCATCGTGCCGTCCTTCGATCTCGTGCGCGTCGAGCCCAATGGCGAAAGCGTGATCGCCGGCCGCGCCGCGGCCGGGGCGACCATCGAGCTCCTTCGGGGCGATCAGGTTCACGCCCGCGCCGTCGCCGATGCCTCCGGCCTCTTCGCGATCGTGCCGCCGGCCCTGCCGCCGGGCTCCCACCAGATCGTGCTGCAATCGATCGCGCCCGACGGGGTGCGCCAGCGCTCCGTGCAAAGCGTGACGGTGGTCATCGATGCGGCCCAGAAGCGGCCTCTCGTCACCCTGACCACACCCGACCAGCCGACGGTCGTGCTGTCCAATCCCGAGCCGCCGGAGCCGCAGATCGCCCAGAATACGCCGAAGGAGCCCGATCCGCCGGCAAAGGTCGACGGGCCCGCAGCACCTGCTCCTCAGTCGCCGCAGCAGGCGAACGCCGCTTCGGAGCCCAAGGCCCAGCCGACGCCCCGGCCCGAAATCAAGATCGTCAGCGTCGAGACCGAGAGCGGAAAGCTCTTCGTGTCCGGCCTGTCGGCTCCCGGCGCGACGGTTCGCCTGTATCTCAACGAAGCCCTCATCGCTCCTGGCGGAGCCGGGGGGGACGGCAAGGTGTCGTTCTCCATCGGCTCGGGCGTGCGTCCGGGCGATTACCGCATCCGTCTCGACGATGTCGACCCGGTTTCGGGCCAAGTGAAATCGAGGGCCGAGGTCGGCTTCAACGTGCCGGTCCAGGTCGCATCGGCCGTGCCCGGGGCGGACGTGGTCGCTCCCCCGGCCCCGGCTCCGGCCTCGCAGGCCGAAACGGCAGGGAAGCCCGCCGAGGCCCAGGTCGCGGCAGCGGGAACGGTCGTGGTTCCCAACATCAATACGGCGATCGTCTCGCGCGGCGACAATCTCTGGCGCATCAGCCAGCGGATCTACGGCAGCGGTTATCGCTACACCGTGATCTACGGGGCGAACCAGGACCAGATCCGCAACCCGAACCTCATTTATCCGGGCCAGGTCTTCGTGCTTCCCAACAAGCAGGAGCAGGGCACCAACTGA
- a CDS encoding TIGR00730 family Rossman fold protein, producing MSDLKAIQSICVYCGSGFGDDPVFAENAAALGRAMAEQGINLVYGGGNVGLMGTVAQAVLDHGGYVTGIIPDFLKSREKLLDEVQETIVVPDMHTRKRLMFEKADAFVALPGGIGTLEELVEQMTWAQLGRHTKPILMLSTKGFWKPLLTLFAHMRDQGFIRPGLELSYLVAEKVEDVVPMLEAAARRVGIVENEDLIETKF from the coding sequence ATGTCAGATCTCAAGGCTATTCAATCCATTTGCGTCTATTGCGGCTCCGGTTTCGGAGACGACCCGGTCTTTGCTGAAAATGCGGCGGCATTGGGTCGGGCCATGGCCGAGCAGGGAATCAATCTCGTCTACGGCGGCGGCAATGTCGGCCTCATGGGCACGGTCGCTCAGGCGGTGCTGGACCACGGCGGCTATGTCACGGGCATCATTCCGGACTTCCTGAAATCGCGCGAGAAGCTCCTCGACGAGGTCCAGGAGACCATCGTGGTTCCCGACATGCACACCCGCAAGCGCCTGATGTTCGAGAAGGCCGACGCCTTTGTGGCCCTGCCGGGCGGCATCGGGACGCTGGAAGAGCTGGTCGAGCAGATGACATGGGCGCAGCTCGGCCGTCACACGAAGCCGATCCTGATGCTCAGCACCAAAGGCTTCTGGAAGCCCCTGCTCACCCTCTTCGCCCATATGCGCGACCAGGGCTTCATTCGCCCGGGGCTGGAGCTCAGCTATCTCGTGGCCGAAAAGGTCGAGGACGTCGTCCCGATGCTCGAAGCCGCCGCACGCCGCGTCGGCATCGTCGAGAATGAAGATCTGATCGAGACGAAGTTCTGA
- a CDS encoding DMT family transporter, with product MNISLLLPISGILLGGVFLSSQAPINAALARSLGDPLLAACISFGIGFLILAVISAFRGGLPSGSAVASAPWWSWLGGLLGAFYVAIVIWGVPQLGVVSTVAALVFGQVVAALILDAVGAFGLPVQEISWQRIVAALLILGGLVLSRAG from the coding sequence ATGAACATCTCACTCCTGCTGCCGATCTCCGGCATTCTTCTCGGCGGCGTCTTCCTGTCGTCGCAGGCCCCGATCAACGCAGCACTGGCGCGCTCGCTCGGCGATCCGCTGCTGGCCGCCTGCATCTCTTTCGGAATCGGCTTTCTGATCCTCGCGGTCATCAGCGCCTTTCGCGGCGGTTTGCCCTCGGGCAGCGCCGTCGCGTCCGCACCGTGGTGGTCCTGGCTCGGCGGCCTCCTGGGCGCGTTCTACGTGGCCATTGTGATCTGGGGCGTGCCGCAGCTCGGTGTGGTCAGCACCGTGGCGGCACTCGTGTTCGGACAGGTGGTCGCAGCCCTCATCCTCGACGCGGTCGGGGCATTCGGATTGCCGGTGCAGGAAATTTCCTGGCAGCGCATCGTGGCGGCTCTGCTCATCCTGGGCGGGCTCGTTCTGTCCCGCGCGGGATAG